One Gemmatimonadetes bacterium SCN 70-22 genomic region harbors:
- a CDS encoding DNA polymerase III subunit alpha yields MSFVHLHCHSEYSLLDGANRIDSLIKRAQEFEQPALAITDHGNLHAAWEFQEHAKKARIKPIIGMEAYVAPGDRRLKARSGPGKKAYYHLVILARDIVGYRNLVKLSSLAYTEGLYMRPRVDRELLQRYNEGLIVSSACMAGEVAGHLLVNDFDAAREAAAWYAEVFRDRYYLEVQGHDSDGQALLNERIFALSKDMGLPVIATNDAHFLKAGDHDAHDVLLCIGLGKDREDKERMRYDGGLYFKSAPEMAARFPANPEVLEHTLHIAEQCDVQFSKKYHVPSFPLPEGVESENDLLVRLATAGAKERYGDPLPPDVRERLEYELGVITKTGYAGYFLIVADFIKAARDRGIPVGPGRGSAAGSLVAYALRITDVCPLRYDLLFERFLNPERVSMPDIDVDFCFERRGEVIEYVREKYGKEAVGQIVTFGTMKSRAAVKDVGRVLGFTPAETDALAKLIPNQPNFSLTVHEAVEKVPEVKKLYDSDERYATLLDYAIALEGLSRHTGVHAAGVVIAPGPLDDYVPICTQTSKGAGAGNEETVIVTQYDMTCLEKAGMLKMDFLGLTTLTIIHDALENIRARGKEVPNLDTIPDNDPETYRMLRMGRTVGVFQFESPLATDMLRSMRCDRFDDLVASNALMRPGPLDAGMHKVYQRRKRGEEPVTYALAELEPILEPTYGVITYQEQVMRIAQVLAGISLAEADVLRKAVGKKDAELIKQELGKFIEKSIARGYDRRIVEDLAAQIETFGRYGFNKSHSVAYSVVSYHTAWLKCHFPAELMAATLSSNIGKTDEVVKFINETREIGIEVLPPDVNESGYKFTVVGDRRIRFGLGAIRNVGRGAIDSIIAARNEKAFASIFDLCERIDLRLCNKRVLEALIQSGALDSLGGHRAQYLAILDAALQEASLKQDEKATGQGSLFGEMGDGKREAGAGHQLVLPNVAPLSESERLTREKEILGFYISGHPLEPYRAECELFATHTVAELGKWQEGALTIGCVVTAIKRQVSKRSGAEFARLTVEDFSGSSELLVFPEAWAALGDRVRTDVPLLVKGGYSKRDQDADNPSFIVESVQRFEELRVAGQVGVELELGDGSRETEDGSSLSPDLMKDVRIVAESHPGSAALEVRYIDAKGTPARLRSRSIKVAANSAALGELRALLGPDRVRLVRTGG; encoded by the coding sequence ATGTCCTTCGTACACCTCCACTGTCATTCCGAGTACTCCCTCCTCGACGGGGCCAACCGGATCGACAGCCTGATCAAGCGCGCGCAGGAGTTCGAGCAGCCCGCGCTGGCCATCACCGACCACGGCAACCTGCACGCCGCCTGGGAGTTCCAGGAGCACGCGAAGAAGGCGAGGATCAAGCCGATCATCGGCATGGAGGCCTACGTCGCCCCCGGCGACCGCCGCCTCAAGGCCCGCAGCGGGCCGGGGAAGAAGGCATACTACCACCTCGTGATCCTGGCCCGAGACATCGTGGGCTACCGGAACCTGGTGAAGCTGTCGTCGCTGGCCTATACCGAGGGGCTGTACATGCGCCCCCGGGTGGATCGCGAGCTGCTGCAGCGGTACAACGAGGGGCTCATCGTCTCGTCGGCGTGCATGGCCGGCGAGGTGGCGGGACATCTCCTTGTGAACGACTTCGACGCCGCCCGCGAGGCGGCGGCCTGGTACGCGGAGGTGTTCAGGGACCGCTACTACCTGGAAGTACAGGGGCACGACTCGGACGGCCAGGCGCTGCTCAACGAGCGGATCTTCGCCCTGTCGAAGGACATGGGGCTCCCCGTCATCGCCACCAACGACGCCCACTTCCTCAAGGCGGGCGACCACGACGCGCACGACGTCCTCCTCTGCATCGGACTCGGCAAGGACCGCGAGGACAAGGAGCGGATGCGCTACGACGGGGGGCTCTACTTCAAGAGCGCCCCCGAGATGGCCGCGCGCTTCCCCGCCAACCCCGAGGTCCTGGAGCACACGCTGCACATCGCCGAGCAGTGCGACGTGCAGTTCTCGAAGAAGTACCACGTCCCGTCGTTCCCCCTCCCCGAGGGGGTGGAGAGCGAGAACGACCTCCTGGTACGCCTCGCGACCGCGGGAGCGAAGGAACGCTACGGCGACCCGCTCCCGCCTGACGTGAGGGAGCGCCTCGAGTACGAGCTGGGCGTCATCACCAAGACGGGGTACGCCGGCTACTTCCTCATCGTCGCCGACTTCATCAAGGCCGCGCGCGACCGCGGCATCCCGGTGGGGCCGGGGCGCGGCTCGGCGGCGGGATCGCTGGTCGCCTACGCGCTGCGCATCACCGACGTCTGCCCGCTGCGGTACGACCTCCTCTTCGAGCGCTTCCTGAACCCGGAGCGCGTCTCGATGCCCGACATCGACGTCGACTTCTGCTTCGAGCGGCGCGGCGAGGTCATCGAGTACGTGCGCGAGAAGTACGGCAAGGAAGCGGTCGGGCAGATCGTCACCTTCGGGACGATGAAGTCGCGCGCCGCCGTGAAGGACGTGGGGCGCGTGCTCGGCTTCACCCCCGCCGAGACCGATGCGCTGGCCAAGCTGATCCCCAACCAGCCGAACTTCTCGCTCACCGTGCACGAGGCGGTGGAGAAGGTCCCGGAGGTCAAGAAGCTCTACGACTCCGACGAGCGCTACGCAACGCTCCTGGACTACGCCATCGCGCTGGAAGGCCTGTCGCGCCACACGGGGGTGCACGCCGCCGGCGTCGTCATCGCCCCCGGGCCGCTCGATGACTACGTCCCCATCTGCACCCAGACGTCGAAGGGCGCGGGCGCGGGAAACGAGGAGACGGTCATCGTCACCCAGTACGACATGACCTGCCTGGAGAAGGCCGGCATGTTGAAGATGGACTTCCTGGGGCTGACGACGCTCACGATCATCCACGACGCGCTGGAGAACATCCGCGCCCGCGGCAAGGAAGTCCCCAACCTCGACACGATCCCCGACAACGACCCCGAGACGTACCGCATGCTGCGGATGGGGCGCACGGTCGGGGTGTTCCAGTTCGAGTCGCCGCTCGCCACCGACATGCTGCGCAGCATGCGCTGCGACCGGTTCGACGACCTCGTGGCCTCCAACGCGTTGATGCGCCCCGGGCCGCTGGACGCCGGGATGCACAAGGTCTACCAGCGCCGCAAGCGGGGCGAGGAGCCGGTGACCTACGCGCTCGCCGAGCTGGAACCGATCCTCGAGCCCACCTACGGCGTCATCACCTACCAGGAACAGGTGATGCGCATCGCGCAGGTGCTGGCGGGCATCTCGCTCGCCGAAGCCGACGTCCTGCGCAAGGCGGTGGGGAAGAAGGACGCCGAGCTGATCAAGCAGGAGCTCGGAAAGTTCATCGAGAAGTCGATCGCACGCGGCTACGACCGTCGCATCGTCGAGGATCTCGCGGCGCAGATCGAGACCTTCGGCCGCTACGGCTTCAACAAGTCGCACTCGGTCGCGTACTCGGTGGTCTCGTACCACACCGCATGGCTCAAGTGCCACTTCCCCGCCGAGCTGATGGCCGCGACGCTCTCGTCGAACATCGGCAAGACCGACGAGGTGGTGAAGTTCATCAACGAGACGCGCGAGATCGGGATCGAGGTCCTCCCCCCCGACGTCAACGAGTCCGGCTACAAGTTCACGGTGGTGGGCGACAGGCGGATCCGCTTCGGCCTGGGGGCCATCCGCAACGTGGGGCGCGGGGCCATCGACTCGATCATCGCGGCGCGCAACGAGAAGGCGTTCGCGTCGATCTTCGACCTGTGCGAGCGCATCGACCTGCGCCTGTGCAACAAGCGCGTCCTGGAGGCGCTCATCCAGTCCGGGGCGCTCGACTCGCTGGGCGGGCACCGCGCCCAGTACCTCGCCATCCTGGACGCCGCGCTGCAGGAGGCGTCGCTCAAGCAGGACGAGAAGGCGACCGGGCAGGGGTCGTTGTTCGGGGAGATGGGGGACGGGAAACGGGAGGCGGGGGCGGGACACCAGCTCGTCCTGCCGAACGTGGCACCGCTGTCGGAATCGGAGCGGCTGACGCGCGAGAAGGAGATCCTGGGGTTCTACATCTCCGGGCACCCGCTGGAGCCGTACCGGGCGGAGTGCGAGCTGTTCGCCACGCACACCGTGGCCGAACTGGGGAAGTGGCAGGAGGGGGCGCTCACCATCGGCTGCGTGGTGACGGCCATCAAGCGGCAGGTCAGCAAGCGGTCTGGAGCGGAGTTCGCCCGGTTGACAGTGGAGGATTTTTCAGGATCTTCGGAGCTTCTGGTCTTTCCGGAGGCATGGGCCGCCTTGGGCGACCGGGTCCGGACCGACGTCCCGCTCCTGGTGAAGGGGGGGTACTCGAAGCGTGACCAGGATGCCGACAATCCGAGCTTCATCGTCGAGTCGGTGCAGCGATTCGAGGAGCTGCGGGTGGCGGGACAGGTGGGGGTCGAGCTGGAGCTGGGAGACGGGAGCCGGGAGACGGAGGACGGGAGTTCGCTGTCGCCGGATCTCATGAAGGACGTGCGCATCGTAGCGGAGTCGCATCCCGGCTCCGCAGCGCTCGAGGTCCGATACATAGACGCCAAGGGGACGCCCGCACGGCTGAGGTCGCGGTCCATCAAGGTCGCGGCCAACAGCGCGGCGCTCGGAGAGCTGCGTGCGCTGCTGGGCCCGGACCGCGTGCGCCTGGTGCGCACCGGAGGATAG
- a CDS encoding acetyl-CoA carboxylase carboxyltransferase subunit alpha, whose protein sequence is MASTPTMEFERPIFELEKQIDELKKMAGDQHLSVEAEIEPLEKKLSTLRQEVYRNLSPLQRLQVARSNRRPFTLDYVRLCFTDFVELHGDRAFREDAAIVGGWARLEGETVMIIGHQRGRDTKENLKRNFGMPHPEGYRKALRLMKLAEKFHVPVFTFIDTPGAWAGLGAEERGQAEAIARNLFEMSRLETPIVATVIGEGGSGGALALGVADRVLMLENAVYSVITVEGCAAILWKDGKSQEMREKAAGALKITAQDLLDLGVIDEIVPEPAGGAHANHEVAAAALQEALIKHYEELRRYKPEKLVRKRREKFLKMGKYLE, encoded by the coding sequence ATGGCAAGTACACCGACAATGGAGTTCGAGCGCCCGATCTTCGAGCTCGAGAAGCAGATCGACGAGCTGAAGAAGATGGCTGGCGACCAGCACCTCAGCGTCGAGGCCGAGATCGAGCCGCTGGAGAAGAAGCTCTCGACCCTGCGGCAGGAGGTGTACCGCAACCTCTCCCCGCTGCAGCGGTTGCAGGTGGCGCGCAGCAACCGGCGCCCCTTCACGCTCGACTACGTGCGACTCTGCTTCACCGATTTCGTGGAGCTGCACGGCGACCGCGCCTTCCGCGAGGATGCGGCGATCGTGGGCGGGTGGGCCCGGCTCGAGGGTGAGACGGTGATGATCATCGGGCACCAGCGGGGGCGCGACACCAAGGAGAACCTCAAGCGCAACTTCGGGATGCCGCACCCCGAGGGGTATCGCAAGGCGCTCCGCCTCATGAAGCTCGCCGAGAAGTTCCACGTCCCGGTCTTCACCTTCATCGACACCCCGGGGGCGTGGGCCGGGCTGGGGGCCGAGGAGCGCGGCCAGGCCGAGGCGATTGCCCGCAACCTGTTCGAGATGAGCCGCCTCGAGACGCCGATCGTCGCGACGGTGATCGGCGAGGGCGGATCGGGCGGGGCGCTCGCGTTAGGCGTGGCCGACCGGGTCCTGATGCTCGAGAACGCAGTGTACTCGGTGATCACGGTGGAGGGGTGTGCGGCAATCCTGTGGAAGGACGGCAAGTCGCAGGAGATGCGCGAGAAGGCCGCCGGGGCCCTCAAGATCACGGCGCAGGACCTCCTCGACCTCGGCGTCATCGACGAGATCGTCCCCGAACCCGCCGGCGGGGCCCACGCCAACCACGAGGTGGCGGCGGCCGCGCTGCAGGAGGCGCTGATCAAGCACTACGAGGAGCTGCGCCGCTACAAGCCGGAGAAGCTGGTGCGGAAGCGGCGGGAGAAATTCCTGAAGATGGGGAAGTACCTGGAATAG